TAAAAGCATCATAAAGGACAGGGTCTAATTTGTTATCAGCTGTTCGTGCCCAATCGTTAACCGCAATTGCCAGGTCGTACATGAAATTACCGTTGCACGCATAATAGAAATCGATAAAACCGGAAACTTCATCTCCATTAAGCAATACATTATCCTTAAATAAATCGGCATGGATAATACCGGAAGGCAAATGCTCTCCCAGATTTTCATCTAAAGCAGCAATTTCAGATTGAAGCAGTGCGGCATCCTCAGAATCTAAAACAGGCAGCAACTGAGTGCAGGCATCATGCCACCAGTCATCATAACGAGGATTTTTCATTTTTAAAGGAAAGTCTTGACCGGCTAAATGCATTTTGGCCAGCATAGCACCAGTATGGAAGCATTGAGCTTCAGTTGGCCAGCCCGTATCTGAACCATTCAAACAAGTAACCAAACAAGCCGGTTTCCCGGCCAAAATAGAATGCAGTCCTCCATCTTTACGAGCAATCGGAGCTGCGCAGGCAACACCATTCAGACTCAAATGCTGGTTGAGTTCTAAAAAGAAAGGCAGTTCATCTGATTTTAAAACCTCAAAAACAGTCAATACATAACGACCGGTTGAAGTAGTTAAAAAATAATTACTATTAGTAATTCCTTGAGCAATCCCCTGCAAAGAAACAAAATCTCCCAAATCATATTGCAGTAGGAAATCACGCATTTGAGCGTCGGAAACACTGGTATAGACAGACATAGCAAACTCGAGGCTGATATAAAAGAATCAAGGAAACATCATACCAAAAAACAAGCGGCAACAATATAAATTAAAGCATAGGTTAAATTCAAAAGGCCGTCTGAAAGAGCATTTCAGACGGCCTTTTTTTGTGTTTTTTTGTATGTATGGATTGTGTAGAAAGGTTGTTGGAGTTTTTTTATAAAATAAAAACCCTGTTAAAACAGGGCGGTGGTTAAATTTCTGAAAATAATTTTGCGAAAGGTGTTGACTGGTTTTATTGTGAGGCGTATAGTTCGGTTCTTCGCTGCTGACGCGGTGAAGAAAACGAAGCAGACAGTATAACACAGTTAGTTAAAATTTTCGATAATTTTAGTTGACATTTGCTAAATGTACTGTATAATTCGATTCGCTCTTTAAAAAACAGATTACCGATAAGTGTGAGTGCATTAGGCCTCACACTGTTTGAAAGACAGACAAGATGATGTTTTAGACATTGTCCTGTCGGTTTCTTTGAAGCAGACCAGAAGTTATAAGTTAGAGATTGAACATAAGAGTTTGATCCTGGCTCAGATTGAACGCTGGCGGCATGCTTTACACATGCAAGTCGGACGGCAGCACAGAGAAGCTTGCTTCTTGGGTGGCGAGTGGCGAACGGGTGAGTAATATATCGGAACGTACCGAGTAATGGGGGATAACTAATCGAAAGATTAGCTAATACCGCATATTCTCTGAGGAGGAAAGCAGGGGACCTTCGGGCCTTGCGTTATTCGAGCGGCCGATATCTGATTAGCTAGTTGGTGGGGTAAAGGCCTACCAAGGCGACGATCAGTAGCGGGTCTGAGAGGATGATCCGCCACACTGGGACTGAGACACGGCCCAGACTCCTACGGGAGGCAGCAGTGGGGAATTTTGGACAATGGGCGCAAGCCTGATCCAGCCATGCCGCGTGTCTGAAGAAGGCCTTCGGGTTGTAAAGGACTTTTGTCAGGGAAGAAAAGGCTGTTGCTAATACCGACAGCTGATGACGGTACCTGAAGAATAAGCACCGGCTAACTACGTGCCAGCAGCCGCGGTAATACGTAGGGTGCGAGCGTTAATCGGAATTACTGGGCGTAAAGCGAGCGCAGACGGTTACTTAAGCAGGATGTGAAATCCCCGGGCTCAACCTGGGAACTGCGTTCTGAACTGGGTGACTAGAGTGTGTCAGAGGGAGGTAGAATTCCACGTGTAGCAGTGAAATGCGTAGAGATGTGGAGGAATACCGATGGCGAAGGCAGCCTCCTGGGATAACACTGACGTTCATGCTCGAAAGCGTGGGTAGCAAACAGGATTAGATACCCTGGTAGTCCACGCCCTAAACGATGTCAATTAGCTGTTGGGCAACTTGATTGCTTAGTAGCGTAGCTAACGCGTGAAATTGACCGCCTGGGGAGTACGGTCGCAAGATTAAAACTCAAAGGAATTGACGGGGACCCGCACAAGCGGTGGATGATGTGGATTAATTCGATGCAACGCGAAGAACCTTACCTGGTCTTGACATGTACGGAATCCTCCAGAGACGGAGGAGTGCCTTCGGGAACCGTAACACAGGTGCTGCATGGCTGTCGTCAGCTCGTGTCGTGAGATGTTGGGTTAAGTCCCGCAACGAGCGCAACCCTTGTCATTAGTTGCCATCATTTAGTTGGGCACTCTAATGAGACTGCCGGTGACAAGCCGGAGGAAGGTGGGGATGACGTCAAGTCCTCATGGCCCTTATGACCAGGGCTTCACACGTCATACAATGGTCGGTACAGAGGGTAGCCAAACCGCGAGGTGGAGCCAATCTCACAAAACCGATCGTAGTCCGGATTGCACTCTGCAACTCGAGTGCATGAAGTCGGAATCGCTAGTAATCGCAGGTCAGCATACTGCGGTGAATACGTTCCCGGGTCTTGTACACACCGCCCGTCACACCATGGGAGTGGGGGATACCAGAAGTAGGTAGGGTAACCGCAAGGAGCCCGCTTACCACGGTATGCTTCATGACTGGGGTGAAGTCGTAACAAGGTAGCCGTAGGGGAACCTGCGGCTGGATCACCTCCTTTCTAGAGAAAGAAGAGGTCTGATGCATTCACACTTATCGGTAAACTGTAAAAGATGCGGAAGAGAAAAGCTTGAGTGAAGACAAGATTCGCTTAAGAAGAGAATCCGGGTTTGTAGCTCAGCTGGTTAGAGCACACGCTTGATAAGCGTGGGGTCGGAGGTTCAAGTCCTCCCAGACCCACCAAGAACGGGGGCATAGCTCAGTTGGTAGAGCACCTGCTTTGCAAGCAGGGGGTCATCGGTTCGATCCCGTTTGCCTCCACCAAGAACTTTACAAATCAAAGGAAGCCTGCTATACTTAGCAGCTTATTTTGATTTGCGAAGTGAAATATCGACGCATCGATCTTTAACAAATTGGAAAGCCGAAATCAACAAACAAAGACAATGAGTTTGTTTTGATTTTTTGTTCTTTGCAAAGGATAAAAAATCTCTCGCAAGAGAAAAGAAAACAAACACAGTATTTGGGTGATGATTGTATCGACTTAATCCTGAAACACAAAAGGCAGGATTAAGACACAACAAAGCAGTAAGCTTTATCAAAGTAGGAATTTCAAGTTTGCTTCCCTAGTCAACGGGTAGGCAGACGAAGTCAAAGAGGTTCTTGAAATGATAGAGTCAAGTGAATAAGTGCATCAGGTGGATGCCTTGGCGATGATAGGCGACGAAGGACGTGTAAGCCTGCGAAAAGCGTGGGGGAGCTGGCAATAAAGCTATGATCCCGCGATGTCCGAATGGGGAAACCCACCTCTTAGGAGGTATCCTTATCTGAATACATAGGATAAGCGAAGCGAACCCGGAGAACTGAACCATCTAAGTACCCGGAGGAAAAGAAATCAACCGAGATTCCGCAAGTAGTGGCGAGCGAACGCGGAGGAGCCTGTACGTGATAACTGTCGAGATAGAAGAACAAGCTGGGAAGCTTGACCATAGTGGGTGATAGTCCCGTATTCGAAATCTCAATAGTGGTACTAAGCGTACGAAAAGTAGGGCGGGACACGTGAAATCCTGTCTGAATATGGGGGGACCATCCTCCAAGGCTAAATACTCATCATCGACCGATAGTGAACCAGTACCGTGAGGGAAAGGCGAAAAGAACCCCGGGAGGGGAGTGAAATAGAACCTGAAACCTGATGCATACAAACAGTGGGAGCACCCTTGTGGTGTGACTGCGTACCTTTTGTATAATGGGTCAACGACTTACATTCAGTAGCGAGCTTAACCGAATAGGGGAGGCGTAGGGAAACCGAGTCTTAATAGGGCGAACAGTTGCTGGGTGTAGACCCGAAACCGAGTGATCTATCCATGGCCAGGTTGAAGGTGCCGTAACAGGTACTGGAGGACCGAACCCACGCATGTTGCAAAATGCGGGGATGAGCTGTGGATAGGGGTGAAAGGCTAAACAAACTCGGAGATAGCTGGTTCTCCCCGAAAACTATTTAGGTAGTGCCTCGAGCAAGACACTGATGGGGGTAAAGCACTGTTATGGCTAGGGGGTTATTGCAACTTACCAACCCATGGCAAACTAAGAATACCATCAAGTGGTTCCTCGGGAGACAGACAGCGGGTGCTAACGTCCGTTGTCAAGAGGGAAACAACCCAGACCGCCAGCTAAGGTCCCAAATGATAGATTAAGTGGTAAACGAAGTGGGAAGGCCCAGACAGCCAGGATGTTGGCTTAGAAGCAGCCATCATTTAAAGAAAGCGTAATAGCTCACTGGTCGAGTCGTCCTGCGCGGAAGATGTAACGGGGCTCAAATCTATAACCGAAGCTGCGGATGCCAGTTTACTGGCATGGTAGGGGAGCGTTCTGTAGGCCAATGAAGGTGCATTGTAAAGTGTGCTGGAGGTATCAGAAGTGCGAATGTTGACATGAGTAGCGATAAAGCGGGTGAAAAGCCCGCTCGCCGAAAGCCCAAGGTTTCCTACGCAACGTTCATCGGCGTAGGGTGAGTCGGCCCCTAAGGCGAGGCAGAAATGCGTAGTCGATGGGAAACAGGTTAATATTCCTGTACTTGATTCAAATGCGATGTGGGGACGGAGAAGGTTAGGTTAGCAAGCTGTTGGAATAGCTTGTTTAAGCCGGTAGGTGGAAGACTTAGGCAAATCCGGGTCTTCTTAACACCGAGAAGTGATGACGAGTGTCTACGGACATGAAGTAACCGATACCACGCTTCCAGGAAAAGCCACTAAGCTTCAGTTTGAATTGAACCGTACCGCAAACCGACACAGGTGGGCAGGATGAGAATTCTAAGGCGCTTGAGAGAACTCAGGAGAAGGAACTCGGCAAATTGATACCGTAACTTCGGGAGAAGGTATGCCCTCTAAGGTTAAGGACTTGCTCCGTAAGCCCTGGAGGGTCGCAGAGAATAGGTGGCTGCGACTGTTTATTAAAAACACAGCACTCTGCTAACACGAAAGTGGACGTATAGGGTGTGACGCCTGCCCGGTGCTGGAAGGTTAATTGAAGATGTGCAAGCATCGGATCGAAGCCCCAGTAAACGGCGGCCGTAACTATAACGGTCCTAAGGTAGCGAAATTCCTTGTCGGGTAAGTTCCGACCCGCACGAATGGCGTAACGATGGCCACACTGTCTCCTCCTGAGACTCAGCGAAGTTGAAGTGGTTGTGAAGATGCAATCTACCCGCTGCTAGACGGAAAGACCCCGTGAACCTTTACTGTAGCTTTGCATTGGACTTTGAAGTCACTTGTGTAGGATAGGTGGGAGGCTTTGAAGCAGAGACGCCAGTCTCTGTGGAGCCGTCCTTGAAATACCACCCTGGTGTCTTTGAGGTTCTAACTCAGACCCGTAATCCGGGTCGGGGACCGTGCATGGTAGGCAGTTTGACTGGGGCGGTCTCCTCCCAAAGAGTAACGGAGGAGTTCGAAGGTTACCTAGGTCCGGTCGGAAATCGGACTGATAGTGCAATGGCAAAAGGTAGCTTAACTGCGAGACCGACAAGTCGAGCAGGTGCGAAAGCAGGACATAGTGATCCGGTGGTTCTGTATGGAAGGGCCATCGCTCAACGGATAAAAGGTACTCCGGGGATAACAGGCTGATTCCGCCCAAGAGTTCATATCGACGGCGGAGTTTGGCACCTCGATGTCGGCTCATCACATCCTGGGGCTGTAGTCGGTCCCAAGGGTATGGCTGTTCGCCATTTAAAGTGGTACGTGAGCTGGGTTTAAAACGTCGTGAGACAGTTTGGTCCCTATCTGCAGTGGGCGTTGGAAGTTTGACGGGGGCTGCTCCTAGTACGAGAGGACCGGAGTGGACGAACCTCTGGTGTACCGGTTGTAACGCCAGTTGCATAGCCGGGTAGCTAAGTTCGGAAGAGATAAGCGCTGAAAGCATCTAAGCGCGAAACTCGCCTGAAGATGAGACTTCCCTTGTGGTTTAACCACACTAAAGAGTCGTTTGAGACCAGGACGTTGATAGGTGGGGTGTGGAAGCGCGGTAACGCGTGAAGCTAACCCATACTAATTGCTCGTGAGGCTTGACTCTATCATTTGAAGAACTTCAAAGATAAAAGCTTACTGACTGATTCAGTCATCACCATTTATACCGATTAAGGCTTTACCGATTTGTAACAGTTTAAGTTTGGCGGCCATAGCGAGTTGGTCCCACGCCTTCCCATCCCGAACAGGACCGTGAAACGACTCAGCGCCGATGATAGTGTGGTTCTTCCATGTGAAAGTAGGTCACCGCCAAACAACCATTCCGAAGCCCCCGACTGATGTCGGGGGCTTTTTACATGCCTGTTGTTTCTGTCGGTTTGGTGGCAGAATTGGGGTAACAGGTGTTGGGATCAAACATTGGGGTAGTAATGTGCCGGTGTTTATGGAGTATTCGTGCATCTTGGTATTGGGATCGGAAATATTTACCCTGTTGTTATTCTTGCACAAAAGTACCGAAAGTTACGGTTAACTGTTTAGAATATTTGAAATCAAACGATATTTGAGTTAATATGTCGTAAGCATTTATGTGGTATGGGCTGTTGCCCTATCTGCGTATGTGACAGTGTTTACAGAGTGGAATAAAACCATTCGGTAGACTTCCTGACTGATTCAATCAAACACGTTATGGGAAAAAATCTGATGAAGAAATTTTTATTTGGTGCATTTGCCGCTGTTTGTGCAGCATTCTCTTTGGCCGCCGTGAACATCAATACCGCATCTTCTGCCGAACTGGAGGCCTTGCCGGGTATCGGCCCGGCTAAGGCGAAATCGATTGTAGAATACCGCCAGAAGAACGGTGCGTTCAAATCGGTGGAGGAGCTGAAAAACGTGAAGGGCATTGGTGATGCGGTGCTGAACAAGTTGAAGGCGGAGGCGACGGTTTCTTCTGCCGCGCCTAAGGCTGCCCAGCCTGCCGTGAAAAAATAACCTGACGGACGATCGTACCGTAATGCCGCCCTGCGGCCGAACCGTTTGCCGGTTGGGCCACGGGGCGGCTTTGTTTGGGGGGGAATAAAACTTGAACCAGTGGAGACTTTACATGGGGTGAAGGGATAAACGGATAGGGCGCCTCTTGTTGGATAGGGATATAGAAGATAAAGGGAAGAAAGATATGTACTTAAAAGCATTTGACAGAAAACGGGATAGGGCAACTGTGCAGAGGGGCTACTCCTTGATACAGCTGCTGGTGGTGATGCTGCTGGTTTCGATCTTGGCGACGGCGGCCTTTACGGTCTATCGGGAATCGGTCCGCTCGGCCAACCTGCGTGCGGCTCATGCCGCACTGCTGGAAAATGCGCGCTTTATGGAGCAGTTCTATACGAAAAAGGGCAGCTTTAAGCTGACGTCGACGAAGTGGCCGGAATTGCCGGTGAAGGAGGCGGGCGGTTTCTGTATCAGGATGAGCGGCCAGGCTAAGGGTATCCTGGAGGGTAAGTTTACCTTGAAGGCGGTGGCGCTGGACAGGGAGGCGGAGCCGAGGGTGCTGCGCTTGAATGAGTCGCTGACGGCGGTGGTGTGCGGGAAGATGAAGGGGAAGGGCAGTTGTACGGACGGTGAGGAGATATTTAGGGGCAATGATGCGGAGTGTAAACCATTTGGCGCATAGGGTGGTCGTCTGAAGGGATAAAAGAAAAAAGGGCAAAAGAAAAGGACGTGTGTGGACACGTCCTTTGGGGGGAGAGGGGTTATTCGCTCCAGCTGACCCAGCCCAGCATCCAAGTAAGGAGAATCAGACCACCAAATACGATGCGGTAGTAGGCAAAAGGCACATAGTTTTTACTGGAGACAAATTTCAGCAAAGCTTTTACTGCCAATAAACCGGCGATAAATGCTGCGATAAAACCGATGGTAATTTGTCCGACATCTTGCAAGGTAAAGAGTTTGTAGTTTTTTAAGATGTCGTAACCTGTTGCCGCAATCATCATCGGCACGGCAAGGAAGAATGAGAATTCGGTAGCTGTTTTACGTTCCAGCCCCCACAACATACCGCCCATGATGGTACTGCCTGAACGTGATGTACCAGGGATAAGGGCGCAAATTTGGGCGCATCCTACAACAAATGCGTCGATTGGGCGCATATCATCTACATGATTGACTTTAGGTTTGGCTGTTACTTGGCGTTTTTCAACCCATAAAATGAAGAAGCCACCGAGTACCAGCATGGTAGCAACGGTAATTGGGTTGAAAAGGTGTAATTTGATTTGTTTGCTGAACAAGAGGCCAACAACCGCAGCAGGTATGAAGGCAATAAATAAATTCAGTACAAAGCGATTGGCTGTCCGTTCTTTACCGAGTCCTTTTATGATATGGGTAAATCGTTGGCGGTATTCGAATACGACAGCTAAAACTGCACCGAGTTGAATAGCAATTTCAAATACTTTTCCGTTGCTCTGAAAGTTCATTAAGTCACCGAATACAATCAAGTGACCGGTACTGGAAATAGGGAGAAACTCGGTTAAACCTTCGATAATACCGAGAATAAGTGCTTTGAATAAAATCAGAATATCCATAAGTTTTCAGACGGCCTTGAGGCCGTCTTTCTTTTGTTGAATAGTTAAATTGGTTTTGAGGATTGTTCGCGGCGAACTTTGACGATGAGCTCATCTATGGTTTTCATACCGGCTTTCCAGTCGGTACCGTTGAAATTGACTTTGTATTTACCACCGACGATGACAGTTGGTGTGTTTTCAATTCGATAAGTTTCCGTCAATTGCTTCATTTTTGCAGCAGCCGATGTGGCAGCAGGACTGTTGTAGGCTTGAAGCAGTTTTTTACTTTCAAAACTCGTTTGTTTACCCACCCATGAGCGGAATACATTGGTATCGGCCAGGTTGATTTTTTGTTCGTAAACTGCTTTGAAGATGACTGGATTGGCTTGATATTTCAAACCTGAAAGATTAACGGCTGCGGCAACCTTGGCCAAACCCAACATTTCAGACATCCAAACGACGTGCTCTGTCCGTAAGGAAACATCTTTGGCAAAGGTTTTGCTATGTTGCAACAAAACTGGATCGAGATGGTAACAATGGACGCAGAAGTAGCCGAAAAATTCTAGCACTTCAATTTTTCCGGCTTGCTGCTGCGGAATAGGGCGATTGAGGACAGTATAGTCCACGCCTTCGGTAGCAGCCTGTGCACTCAGACTGAGCAGGCTCAGGCTGAGTGCGGCAATAGTTTGTTTCATACGCTGCTTCATCAGTGATTCCATTATTTGGTAGAACGAACCAAGCTGTTGATATTATGGCCTTGCAGGTTTTTTTGCAGTTTTACAGCGGCTTCCTGAGGCATGGTGTTACTTTGAACTCGGTAAATGGTTTTGTCGCCGTTTTGCGATTCAACCACTTTGGAAGAAATACCTAAAATAGCCAATTTCGCACGTTGTGAATCTGCGCTGGAACGGTCTGCATATGAACCAAGTTGCAGGAAGGCTTTTTTACCGCTGTTGGCAGTTGCTTCGGCTTTTTCTGACGATTGTTTGCCAGCGGCGTTGCTGCTTTCTTTTGTTGCAGAGGCATTTGCGGCTTTACGTGCTTTTTCGATGCTGCCGCTGTTGAGGATTTGCTCAGGTGTCGGCTTGTTTTGTT
This region of Neisseria subflava genomic DNA includes:
- a CDS encoding type IV pilin protein, encoding MYLKAFDRKRDRATVQRGYSLIQLLVVMLLVSILATAAFTVYRESVRSANLRAAHAALLENARFMEQFYTKKGSFKLTSTKWPELPVKEAGGFCIRMSGQAKGILEGKFTLKAVALDREAEPRVLRLNESLTAVVCGKMKGKGSCTDGEEIFRGNDAECKPFGA
- a CDS encoding undecaprenyl-diphosphate phosphatase, which codes for MDILILFKALILGIIEGLTEFLPISSTGHLIVFGDLMNFQSNGKVFEIAIQLGAVLAVVFEYRQRFTHIIKGLGKERTANRFVLNLFIAFIPAAVVGLLFSKQIKLHLFNPITVATMLVLGGFFILWVEKRQVTAKPKVNHVDDMRPIDAFVVGCAQICALIPGTSRSGSTIMGGMLWGLERKTATEFSFFLAVPMMIAATGYDILKNYKLFTLQDVGQITIGFIAAFIAGLLAVKALLKFVSSKNYVPFAYYRIVFGGLILLTWMLGWVSWSE
- a CDS encoding ComEA family DNA-binding protein — its product is MKKFLFGAFAAVCAAFSLAAVNINTASSAELEALPGIGPAKAKSIVEYRQKNGAFKSVEELKNVKGIGDAVLNKLKAEATVSSAAPKAAQPAVKK
- the thrB gene encoding homoserine kinase — protein: MSVYTSVSDAQMRDFLLQYDLGDFVSLQGIAQGITNSNYFLTTSTGRYVLTVFEVLKSDELPFFLELNQHLSLNGVACAAPIARKDGGLHSILAGKPACLVTCLNGSDTGWPTEAQCFHTGAMLAKMHLAGQDFPLKMKNPRYDDWWHDACTQLLPVLDSEDAALLQSEIAALDENLGEHLPSGIIHADLFKDNVLLNGDEVSGFIDFYYACNGNFMYDLAIAVNDWARTADNKLDPVLYDAFIHGYESVRPLSDEERAYFPTAQRAGCIRFWVSRLLNFHFPQSGEMTFIKDPNAFRDLLLSLDEG
- a CDS encoding SPOR domain-containing protein, giving the protein MAEKKAAEAKKQNKPTPEQILNSGSIEKARKAANASATKESSNAAGKQSSEKAEATANSGKKAFLQLGSYADRSSADSQRAKLAILGISSKVVESQNGDKTIYRVQSNTMPQEAAVKLQKNLQGHNINSLVRSTK
- a CDS encoding thiol:disulfide interchange protein DsbA/DsbL; the encoded protein is MKQRMKQTIAALSLSLLSLSAQAATEGVDYTVLNRPIPQQQAGKIEVLEFFGYFCVHCYHLDPVLLQHSKTFAKDVSLRTEHVVWMSEMLGLAKVAAAVNLSGLKYQANPVIFKAVYEQKINLADTNVFRSWVGKQTSFESKKLLQAYNSPAATSAAAKMKQLTETYRIENTPTVIVGGKYKVNFNGTDWKAGMKTIDELIVKVRREQSSKPI